Proteins encoded in a region of the Perca fluviatilis chromosome 6, GENO_Pfluv_1.0, whole genome shotgun sequence genome:
- the LOC120561092 gene encoding rhotekin-like → MTSPSQATKSAHVPSLYGSMCSRLAAQPHCMTQQMMSGCLKVKQVGGDPQSWTKVYGALKGTSLFCYHRQEDVEANVEPAFTIAINKETRIRASEKDPQSKVQNICISNQYGGEEVTHTLTTDSRDDTHRWMEAFWQHFYDMSQWKQCCDDLMKIELPSPRKPAPATPKQGSLYHEMVIESSDDLSSTVSDILARRMQELELRSQLGTSPTWMSVFEENNPISAGRPRPCTSRLSGHSPCTPHRLPRSPVSPHRCPQLSLLSSDASLTSDSDSHCSTSPCSHRHGWPEPSSNFSLLLSSPSRLRPRTLSLDAKLSTLRGRGYGAGTLQCPCQPPASSLLAPLPVSSRSPRSQRGTQTTLSCSSSTSSSSSGTSEGSHSPESSEGAPFSRPSPARRSGPPGRTVDPRAAAAAPRAAELRPLPDRHGLA, encoded by the exons ATGACCTCACCATCTCAGGCAACG AAGAGTGCTCATGTCCCCTCGCTCTATGGCAGTATGTGTAGCCGCCTCGCAGCTCAGCCTCACTGTATGACCCAGCAGATGATGAGTGGATGTTTGAAAGTGAAG CAGGTGGGCGGTGACCCTCAGAGTTGGACAAAAGTGTACGGCGCTCTAAAAGGAACGAGCCTTTTCTGTTACCACCGGCAAGAAGACGTGGAGGCTAACGTTGAGCCAGCTTTCACTATTGCCATCAACAAG GAGACCAGAATACGTGCGTCAGAGAAAGACCCCCAAAGTAAAGTTCAGAATATCTGTATCAGTAACCAGTACGGAGGAGAGGAGGTCACACACACCCTGACAACAGACAGCCGGGACGACACACACCGGTGGATGGAGGCCTTTTGGCAACATTTCTATGACATGA GCCAGTGGAAACAGTGCTGTGATGACTTAATGAAAATTGAACTGCCATCGCCAAGGAAACCGGCCCCTGCCACACCAAAACAGGGCTCGCTCTATCACGAAATGG TTATTGAGTCGTCTGACGACCTGAGCAGCACCGTGTCGGACATCCTGGCTCGGAGGATGCAGGAGCTGGAGCTCCGCAGCCAGCTGGGCACCTCTCCCACCTGGATGTCTGTGTTTGAGGAGAACAACCCCATAAGCGCTGGCCGCCCCCGTCCCTGTACCTCTCGCCTCTCTGGCCACAGCCCCTGCACCCCTCATCGCCTGCCCCGGAGCCCCGTGAGCCCCCACCGCTGCCCGCAGCTGAGTCTGCTGTCCTCCGATGCGAGCCTGACCTCGGACAGCGACAGCCACTGCAGCACCAGCCCCTGCTCTCACCGCCACGGCTGGCCCGAGCCCTCTTCAAACTTCTCTCTCTTGTTGTCTTCCCCGTCCCGCCTGAGGCCACGCACCCTGTCGCTGGATGCTAAGCTCAGCACCCTTCGAGGGAGGGGGTACGGAGCAGGGACCCTCCAGTGCCCCTGCCAGCCTCCCGCCTCCTCGCTGCTCGCCCCGCTCCCCGTTTCCTCTCGTTCACCTCGGTCCCAGCGCGGCACACAGACCACGctctcctgctccagctccaCCTCCAGCAGCAGCTCGGGCACCAGCGAGGGCAGCCACAGCCCCGAGTCGTCTGAGGGAGCCCCCTTCTCGAGGCCCTCCCCGGCTCGACGCAGCGGCCCTCCAGGGCGGACTGTGGATCCCCGCGCGGCAGCGGCAGCTCCGCGGGCTGCTGAACTACGCCCGCTGCCTGACCGCCATGGCCTG GCTTAG